A single window of Ovis canadensis isolate MfBH-ARS-UI-01 breed Bighorn chromosome 17, ARS-UI_OviCan_v2, whole genome shotgun sequence DNA harbors:
- the HCAR1 gene encoding hydroxycarboxylic acid receptor 1 encodes MANRSCCLIQGYHMPEVMPSLLILAFVLGILGNGIALCGFCFHMKTWKPSTIYLFNLAIADFLLMICLPFRTDYYLRQRQWAFEDIPCRMALFMLAMNRAGSIVFLTVVAVDRYFKVVHPHHMVNTISNWTAVGIVCALWTLVILGTLYLLMENHLCVQEKVIACESFIMVSANGWHDVMFQLEFFLPLGIILFCSFKIIWSLKQRQHLARQSRMKKPIRFIMMVAVVFIACYLPSALARLYFLWTVPSSACNPSVHMALHVTLSFTYINSMLDPLVYYFSSPSFPKFYTKLKICSLRPRYPGCFKRPEGMPTSNLCCESCISVANSFQSQSEVQ; translated from the coding sequence ATGGCCAACAGGTCGTGCTGCCTCATCCAGGGGTACCACATGCCCGAGGTGATGCCGTCGCTGCTAATCCTCGCCTTTGTGCTTGGCATCCTGGGCAACGGCATTGCCCTCTGTGGTTTCTGCTTTCACATGAAGACCTGGAAGCCAAGCACTATTTACCTGTTCAACTTGGCCATAGCCGACTTCCTTCTGATGATCTGCCTGCCCTTTCGGACAGACTACTACCTCAGACAGAGGCAATGGGCATTTGAGGATATTCCTTGTCGGATGGCACTCTTCATGCTGGCCATGAACAGGGCCGGGAGCATTGTCTTCCTCACAGTGGTGGCTGTGGACCGGTATTTTAAAGTGGTCCATCCCCACCATATGGTGAACACCATCTCCAACTGGACTGCGGTTGGCATCGTCTGTGCCCTTTGGACCTTGGTCATCTTGGGGACTCTGTATCTTCTGATGGAGAACCATCTGTGTGTGCAAGAGAAAGTCATAGCTTGTGAGAGCTTCATCATGGTGTCAGCCAATGGCTGGCATGATGTCATGTTCCAGCTGGAGTTCTTTCTGCCCCTTGGCATTATCTTGTTCTGCTCCTTCAAGATCATTTGGAGCCTCAAGCAGAGGCAGCATCTGGCCAGGCAGAGTCGGATGAAGAAGCCTATTCGTTTCATCATGATGGTGGCGGTGGTGTTTATTGCCTGCTACCTGCCCAGCGCATTGGCCAGACTCTATTTTCTCTGGACGGTGCCCTCCAGCGCCTGCAATCCATCTGTCCATATGGCCCTCCATGTCACCCTCAGCTTCACCTACATAAACAGCATGCTGGACCCCCTGGTATATTATTTTTCAAGTCCCTCATTCCCCAAATTCTACACCAAGCTCAAAATCTGCAGTTTGAGACCTAGGTATCCGGGATGCTTCAAGAGGCCAGAGGGGATGCCCACTTCCAACCTTTGTTGCGAGAGTTGCATCAGTGTGGCAAATAGCTTCCAAAGTCAGTCTGAAGTGCAGTGA